In one Brassica oleracea var. oleracea cultivar TO1000 chromosome C9, BOL, whole genome shotgun sequence genomic region, the following are encoded:
- the LOC106315254 gene encoding glutathione S-transferase T3-like translates to MSLVASAKSGVNSNPSERRKWTPTEDKIFIGAWLNTSKDPVVSNEQKAGAFWFRIVEYYNASPLLAGTIRRELMSCKQRWARINGDVAKFAGSYDAALREQRSGQNDDDVMKTALDIFFKTAGYKFTMDHCWRELRHD, encoded by the exons ATGAGTCTGGTAGCGAG TGCTAAGTCTGGTGTGAATTCTAATCCCTCTGAGAGGAGGAAGTGGACTCCCACAGAGGATAAAATCTTTATTGGTGCTTGGCTAAACACCAGTAAGGACCCTGTGGTGAGCAACGAGCAGAAAGCCGGTGCTTTCTGGTTCCGTATAGTAGAGTACTACAACGCTAGTCCCCTCCTCGCTGGGACAATACGGAGAGAACTAATGTCTTGCAAGCAGAGGTGGGCAAGGATAAACGGCGACGTTGCCAAGTTTGCTGGCTCCTATGATGCGGCTCTGAGGGAGCAGAGAAGTGGGCAAAACGATGATGATGTGATGAAAACGGCGTTAGACATTTTCTTCAAAACGGCCGGCTACAAGTTCACCATGGATCACTGCTGGAGGGAGTTGAGGCACGACTAG
- the LOC106317844 gene encoding uncharacterized protein LOC106317844, with the protein MGQYSYNQPSSSSNSQDLTSLLQAEAEMYAAEAEISQWNAEAIHYEPSPEGDDGIPRTCYCGSEPVHGYSQTPKHPYRRYITCANADDGDCHVWKWWDVAVEEEMRDIQTELSELKGEANEREQKLLILEKRIGEFTKKKSGAKLMVFTIVLVGFFTIFSVGLVFLINVLG; encoded by the exons ATGGGACAATACAGCTACAACCAGCCATCTTCATCATCAAACTCTCAAGACTTAACCTCCCTCCTTCAAGCCGAAGCAGAGATGTACGCGGCTGAAGCTGAGATTAGTCAGTGGAATGCAGAAGCCATTCACTACGAACCATCACCAGAGGGTGATGATGGAATCCCCAGGACATGCTACTGTGGGTCGGAGCCTGTTCACGGATATTCCCAAACTCCTAAACATCCATACCGACGGTACATTACGTGCGCCAATGCTGATGATGGAGACTGCCACGTCTGGAAATGGTGGGACGTGGCGGTGGAGGAGGAGATGAGGGACATTCAGACGGAGCTTAGTGAGCTTAAGGGTGAAGCCAATGAGCGTGAGCAGAAGCTGCTCATCCTTGAGAAGAGAATAGGCGAGTTTACAAAGAAGAAATCAGGAGCTAAGCTAATGGTCTTTACCATAGTTTTAGTAGGGTTCTTTACCATATTTTCAGTAGGGTTGGTGTTTCTCATTAATGTGCTAGGTTA A